The Streptosporangiales bacterium genome window below encodes:
- a CDS encoding GNAT family N-acetyltransferase, which translates to MASGRADRADAARLARRRPDLRCQARRRAGRRADAHVGRPDVWGERDGDAGYTHGLLIDRRYKGDGLGQQLLAFAERTIEESGRSLSRLDTVTSNSALRQYYRAAGYTEVGERVFETGKPFDTGAHRVGDPVREEVDLKPQQAAYRERIRWSGPLSSN; encoded by the coding sequence GTGGCGTCCGGGAGAGCTGACCGTGCCGATGCTGCTCGACTGGCTCGGCGACGGCCGGATCTACGCTGCCAGGCTCGACGGCGAGCTGGTCGGCGGGCTGATGCTCATGTGGGCCGACCCGATGTGTGGGGCGAACGCGACGGCGACGCCGGCTACACCCACGGCCTGCTGATCGACCGCAGGTACAAGGGCGACGGGCTCGGCCAGCAGCTGCTGGCCTTCGCCGAGCGTACGATCGAGGAGAGCGGGCGCAGCCTGTCCAGGCTCGACACGGTGACCAGCAACAGCGCGCTGAGGCAGTACTACCGCGCCGCCGGTTACACGGAGGTCGGCGAGCGGGTGTTCGAGACAGGGAAGCCCTTCGACACCGGCGCCCATCGGGTCGGTGACCCTGTTCGAGAAGAAGTTGACCTGAAGCCGCAGCAGGCGGCGTACCGAGAAAGGATTCGATGGAGCGGACCCCTGTCGTCGAACTGA
- a CDS encoding CCA tRNA nucleotidyltransferase, with protein MSPNSTEESSVHAQRRAVAELLRITPVADELSRLFTAAGHQLALVGGSVRDALRGSLGADLDFTTDARPEEILAVARPWADAVWEVGIAFGTVGLRKGDYKLEVTTYRSEQYDKDSRKPEVQYGDSLVADLARRDFTVNAIAVPLPLRTEQPLLDPHAGLEDLMAGVLRTPGRPEDSFADDPLRMLRAARFASQLGLEVAAPVVEAMTSMRDRLAIVSAERIRDELTKLLLGNEPRRGFTLMVDTGLAEHVLPELPGMQLEIDEHHRHKDVYEHTLKVLEQAMGLEGDDGPDLVLRLAAVMHDVGKPRTRRWEPDGRVSFHHHEVVGARMTKKRLAALRYPKDVVADVTHLVELHLRFHGYAEGEWTDSAVRRYVRDAGHVLARLHKLTRADCTTMNKRKAQRLARAYDHLEERIDRLAEEEELAKIRPDLDGKVVMAELGIPPGPLVGKALQHLLELRMEHGPLGEERAKEELHRWAVQQRDDT; from the coding sequence GCGGTTCGGTGCGCGACGCGCTGCGCGGGTCGCTCGGCGCCGACCTGGACTTCACCACCGACGCCCGGCCGGAGGAGATCCTCGCGGTGGCCAGGCCCTGGGCGGACGCCGTGTGGGAGGTGGGCATCGCCTTCGGCACGGTCGGGTTGCGCAAGGGCGACTACAAGCTCGAGGTCACCACGTACCGCAGCGAGCAGTACGACAAGGACTCCCGCAAGCCCGAGGTGCAGTACGGGGACTCGCTGGTCGCCGACCTGGCGCGCCGTGACTTCACCGTCAACGCGATCGCCGTGCCGCTGCCGTTGCGCACCGAGCAGCCGTTGCTCGATCCGCACGCCGGGCTGGAGGACCTGATGGCCGGCGTGCTCCGCACCCCCGGCCGGCCGGAGGACTCGTTCGCCGACGACCCGCTGCGGATGCTGCGCGCGGCGAGGTTCGCGTCGCAGCTGGGCCTGGAGGTGGCGGCGCCGGTAGTCGAGGCGATGACCAGCATGCGGGACCGGCTGGCCATCGTCTCCGCGGAACGCATCCGCGACGAGCTGACCAAGCTGCTGCTCGGCAACGAGCCGCGGCGCGGCTTCACCCTGATGGTGGACACCGGGCTCGCCGAGCACGTCCTCCCCGAGTTGCCCGGGATGCAGCTGGAGATCGACGAGCACCACAGGCACAAGGATGTCTACGAGCACACCTTGAAGGTGCTCGAACAGGCGATGGGCCTGGAGGGCGACGACGGCCCCGACCTCGTGCTGCGGCTGGCCGCGGTGATGCACGACGTCGGCAAGCCGCGCACCAGGCGCTGGGAGCCGGACGGGCGGGTCAGCTTCCACCACCACGAGGTCGTCGGCGCGCGGATGACGAAGAAGCGGCTCGCCGCGCTGCGGTACCCGAAGGACGTGGTCGCCGACGTCACGCACCTGGTCGAGCTGCACCTGCGGTTCCACGGCTACGCCGAGGGCGAGTGGACGGACTCCGCGGTCCGGCGGTACGTTCGCGACGCCGGGCACGTGCTTGCCCGTTTGCACAAGCTCACCCGCGCCGACTGCACCACGATGAACAAGCGGAAGGCGCAGCGGCTCGCGCGGGCGTACGACCATCTGGAAGAGCGCATCGACCGGCTGGCCGAGGAGGAGGAGCTCGCGAAGATCCGGCCGGACCTGGACGGCAAGGTCGTCATGGCCGAACTCGGCATCCCGCCAGGCCCGCTGGTCGGCAAGGCGTTGCAGCACCTGCTCGAGCTGCGGATGGAACACGGCCCGCTCGGCGAGGAGCGCGCCAAGGAAGAGCTGCACCGCTGGGCGGTTCAGCAGCGCGACGACACCTGA
- a CDS encoding S8 family serine peptidase — MGNLPPYDAHRPPHGPGPAPGPYGAGPPPPGGSIAPQHWGQLPPPPAPVQFTDRGEPSGAAAAVILAFIGLWTALLAVVGQLAGWFVDQQSIGEEGAAPWVAVLALGLLAGLPSLIFWRLSRHPQGRLVARTWTIAAAAVTLLVPVRLLPSTSSLLSTLVLAAALAVFAVALSVVPAFRVGRSGGDGGTLLALAAGLLTVLPWTYFGAFGGLAETVAVVLLALALGWFTAVVLAPVWHAFAGAWSRLRASMLGGLVGSVTVLVVVAGATPRATAVLLAVCVPVVGFVCAAVSYAKPRRLPTIAAVAAFSFGPLAFFDPDEVNAAQVVPTTVADAGAATGLGLLVGLVVAGAILALAGVVRRRLIAAAVLVVALVVSVGGYAVAGQHGFSGDRLFVVLKSQSPLGDVEAGGALDVRRQTTYDQLVSHAERTQRPLRGALDRIGVDYTPYYLVNAIEVEAGAELRPWLSRRAEVAKVLDSPRLRPVRETSRSPEGPTSPPERSNWNLTMIRVNDVSEELGVTGKGVVVGQSDSGVDGQHPALRGSYRGRDGDDDYNWLDPWFGTSRPTDRGGGHGTHTLGTAVGKDVGVAPGAEWMGCTNLGRNVGNPALYLDCLQFMLAPYPADGDPFEDGDPKRAADVLNNSWGCPPSEGCDPNVLRSAIRALTTAGIFVAASAGNTGPDCSTIEDPIAIYDDSFTVAAVNDQRDLSPFSSRGPVALGGNARGKPDLAAPGQAIWSAVPNGQYTTMDGTSMATPHVTGTVALMWSANPELKGDVEQTAKILRSTTQDAVLNTPSGCGGSQHLIGSGILDAFAAVKAAERAD, encoded by the coding sequence ATGGGGAACCTGCCGCCGTACGACGCTCATCGGCCGCCGCATGGACCGGGTCCGGCGCCCGGCCCGTACGGTGCGGGTCCGCCGCCACCGGGAGGGTCGATCGCGCCGCAGCACTGGGGCCAGCTGCCCCCGCCGCCGGCGCCCGTGCAGTTCACCGACCGCGGTGAGCCGAGTGGTGCGGCAGCCGCCGTGATCCTGGCCTTCATCGGCCTGTGGACGGCCCTGCTCGCGGTCGTCGGCCAACTCGCCGGCTGGTTCGTGGACCAGCAGTCGATCGGCGAGGAGGGAGCGGCGCCATGGGTGGCGGTGCTGGCGCTCGGGCTGCTGGCCGGGCTGCCCAGCCTGATCTTCTGGCGGCTGAGCCGGCACCCGCAGGGGCGGCTGGTGGCTCGGACGTGGACGATCGCGGCGGCCGCCGTCACGCTCCTGGTTCCGGTGCGGCTGCTGCCGAGCACGTCGAGCCTGCTCAGCACGCTCGTACTCGCCGCCGCGCTCGCAGTGTTCGCGGTCGCGCTCTCCGTGGTACCCGCGTTCCGCGTCGGCAGGTCCGGCGGCGACGGCGGCACGCTTCTCGCCCTGGCGGCGGGGCTGCTGACCGTGCTGCCGTGGACGTACTTCGGTGCGTTCGGCGGCCTCGCTGAGACGGTGGCCGTGGTGCTCCTCGCGCTGGCGCTCGGCTGGTTCACCGCGGTGGTCCTTGCGCCGGTGTGGCATGCGTTCGCCGGCGCCTGGTCGCGGCTGCGCGCCAGCATGCTCGGCGGCCTGGTCGGCAGCGTGACCGTACTCGTGGTCGTCGCCGGCGCGACGCCTCGCGCCACAGCGGTGCTGCTCGCCGTCTGCGTGCCCGTCGTGGGGTTCGTCTGCGCGGCAGTGTCGTACGCGAAGCCGCGCAGGTTGCCGACGATCGCGGCGGTGGCGGCGTTCTCGTTCGGGCCGTTGGCGTTCTTCGACCCGGACGAGGTGAACGCCGCCCAGGTCGTACCCACCACCGTGGCGGACGCCGGCGCGGCCACCGGGCTGGGGCTGCTGGTCGGGCTGGTCGTCGCGGGCGCCATACTCGCGCTGGCCGGCGTCGTGCGGCGCCGGTTGATCGCAGCCGCGGTGCTGGTCGTCGCGCTCGTGGTGTCGGTCGGCGGCTACGCGGTGGCCGGCCAGCACGGGTTCAGCGGCGACCGGCTGTTCGTCGTGTTGAAGTCGCAGTCCCCGCTCGGCGACGTCGAGGCCGGTGGCGCGCTCGACGTGCGGCGACAGACGACGTACGACCAGCTGGTGTCGCACGCGGAGCGCACCCAGCGGCCGCTGCGCGGCGCGCTGGACCGCATCGGCGTGGACTACACGCCCTACTACCTGGTCAACGCGATCGAGGTGGAAGCCGGCGCGGAGCTGCGGCCCTGGCTGTCGCGCCGGGCCGAGGTGGCGAAGGTGCTCGACAGCCCGCGGCTGCGGCCGGTGCGCGAGACGTCGAGGTCTCCGGAGGGTCCGACCAGCCCGCCGGAGCGGTCCAATTGGAACCTGACCATGATCCGGGTGAACGACGTCAGCGAGGAGCTCGGCGTCACCGGGAAGGGCGTGGTGGTCGGCCAGTCCGACAGCGGGGTGGACGGCCAGCATCCCGCGCTGCGGGGCAGCTACCGGGGCAGGGACGGCGACGACGACTACAACTGGCTCGACCCCTGGTTCGGCACCTCCCGGCCGACCGACCGCGGCGGCGGGCACGGCACGCACACGCTCGGCACCGCCGTCGGCAAGGACGTGGGCGTCGCGCCGGGCGCGGAGTGGATGGGCTGCACCAACCTGGGTCGCAACGTCGGCAACCCCGCGCTCTACCTGGACTGCTTGCAGTTCATGCTGGCGCCGTACCCGGCCGACGGCGACCCGTTCGAGGACGGCGACCCGAAGCGGGCTGCGGACGTACTGAACAACTCGTGGGGGTGCCCGCCGTCGGAAGGGTGCGACCCGAACGTGCTGCGGTCGGCGATACGTGCGCTCACCACCGCGGGCATCTTCGTGGCTGCGTCCGCGGGGAACACCGGCCCGGACTGCAGCACGATCGAGGACCCGATCGCGATCTACGACGACTCGTTCACCGTGGCGGCCGTGAACGACCAGCGCGACCTGTCACCCTTCTCCAGCCGCGGCCCGGTGGCCCTGGGCGGGAACGCACGTGGCAAGCCGGACCTCGCCGCCCCCGGGCAGGCGATCTGGTCGGCGGTGCCGAACGGGCAGTACACCACGATGGACGGTACGTCGATGGCGACTCCGCACGTGACGGGCACGGTCGCGCTGATGTGGTCGGCGAACCCGGAGCTCAAGGGCGACGTGGAGCAGACCGCGAAGATCCTCCGGTCGACCACCCAGGACGCGGTGCTGAACACGCCGAGCGGCTGCGGTGGCAGCCAGCACCTGATCGGCTCCGGCATCCTGGACGCGTTCGCCGCGGTCAAGGCCGCCGAGCGGGCCGACTGA
- a CDS encoding glutamate dehydrogenase: MERTPVVELTWTDPVTGTRAYLVLDQLIRGLASGGLRVRGGCTMDEARGLARAMSLKETLVYNPADHYVPLGGAKGAVDLDPDDPRKPDVLRRFLRDVRPTAHAQWCFGEDFGVRQELLDAVAADVDLPSTIEPLLATLDDPASARQRMKDAFGADVDGVPLDELVGGYGVAVATEAYLASQGRGLTGTSAVVQGFGSIGGAAARYLARSGARVVAVADRDGLIVDESGLDVERLLQARDGGGRIDRALDGVTLCPGAEWLDVPCDVLVPAAVSYVIDRADADRVRAGVVVEGANMPTLPDAEAALGARGVAVLPDFLANVATNAWWYWLVFGDIGPQPDEGFAKIATVMRRLVGTVAEDADGGSLRDAARALADRNAAALTERFG; this comes from the coding sequence ATGGAGCGGACCCCTGTCGTCGAACTGACCTGGACCGACCCCGTCACGGGAACCCGTGCCTACCTCGTCCTCGACCAGCTGATCCGTGGCCTGGCCAGCGGTGGCCTGCGCGTACGCGGCGGCTGCACGATGGACGAGGCACGTGGCCTGGCGCGGGCGATGTCGCTGAAGGAGACGCTCGTCTACAACCCGGCCGACCATTACGTCCCGCTCGGCGGGGCGAAGGGCGCGGTCGACCTGGATCCCGACGACCCGCGGAAGCCGGACGTGCTGCGCCGCTTCCTCAGGGACGTACGGCCAACCGCGCACGCGCAGTGGTGCTTCGGCGAGGACTTCGGGGTGCGCCAGGAGCTGTTGGACGCGGTGGCCGCGGATGTCGACCTGCCGTCGACCATCGAGCCGCTGCTCGCCACGCTGGACGACCCCGCCAGCGCACGGCAGCGGATGAAGGACGCGTTCGGCGCCGACGTCGACGGGGTGCCGCTGGACGAGCTCGTCGGCGGCTACGGGGTGGCCGTCGCGACCGAGGCGTACCTGGCCAGCCAGGGTCGTGGGCTCACCGGCACGTCGGCCGTCGTGCAGGGCTTCGGTTCGATCGGCGGCGCCGCCGCCCGCTACCTGGCCAGGTCGGGCGCCAGGGTGGTCGCCGTGGCCGACCGCGACGGGCTGATCGTGGACGAGTCAGGTCTCGACGTGGAACGGCTGCTGCAGGCACGCGACGGCGGCGGTCGGATCGACCGCGCCCTCGACGGGGTCACCCTGTGTCCAGGTGCCGAGTGGCTGGACGTGCCCTGCGATGTGCTCGTGCCGGCCGCCGTGTCGTACGTGATCGACCGCGCCGACGCGGACCGGGTGCGCGCCGGCGTCGTCGTCGAGGGTGCGAACATGCCGACCCTGCCGGACGCCGAGGCCGCTCTCGGCGCCCGCGGCGTCGCTGTCCTGCCCGACTTCCTGGCCAACGTCGCGACCAACGCGTGGTGGTACTGGCTGGTCTTCGGCGACATCGGGCCGCAGCCGGACGAGGGCTTCGCGAAGATCGCAACGGTCATGCGCCGGCTGGTCGGCACGGTGGCCGAGGACGCCGACGGCGGCTCGCTCCGCGACGCCGCCCGCGCGCTCGCGGACCGCAACGCCGCCGCGCTCACCGAGCGGTTCGGGTAA